In Epinephelus lanceolatus isolate andai-2023 chromosome 16, ASM4190304v1, whole genome shotgun sequence, one DNA window encodes the following:
- the gja4 gene encoding gap junction alpha-4 protein, translated as MSRADWSFLEHLLEEGQEYSTGVGRVWLTVLFLFRMLVLATAAESAWDDEQADFVCNTRQPGCTAVCYDKAFPISHFRYFVLQVIFVSTPTIFYFAYVAIRAGRDKNKEEDGKEEGEGAGGKRGETVIERDNNSVNKDNAEETEKKEDSGKVRKADRAPPEAPKLKGRLLCAYAFSILLKVLLEVGFIVGLWFLYDGFFISAKFECTRVPCPHTVDCFVSRPTEKTIFTIYTQVIAAISVLLNLVELLHLLQLAISHRLEKRYLAQHQDYLPRSEQVPAQQDAPELQQDALQSYRAGSHVNIPMQGEAAYYPNPCESHGDLAIEVNWGPGETGSDLLPSYMNCMEAIKTTHSPRVHYKKHAHHTGKNTKGAYKGHSKQKHYV; from the coding sequence ATGTCCAGAGCTGACTGGTCCTTCCTGGAGCACCTGCTGGAGGAGGGCCAGGAGTATTCGACAGGCGTCGGCCGCGTCTGGCTCACCGTGCTCTTCCTGTTCCGCATGCTGGTTCTGGCAACTGCCGCCGAATCTGCCTGGGATGACGAGCAAGCCGACTTCGTCTGCAACACGCGACAACCTGGTTGCACCGCCGTGTGCTACGACAAAGCCTTCCCCATCTCCCACTTTCGCTACTTCGTCCTCCAGGTCATCTTCGTCTCCACGCCCACCATCTTCTACTTTGCATACGTGGCTATACGGGCGGGGAGAGACAAGAATAAAGAGGAGGATGggaaggaggaaggagaagGTGCTGGGGGTAAGAGAGGAGAAACAGTGATAGAAAGGGACAAtaacagtgtgaataaagacaATGCAGAAGAGACGGAGAAAAAAGAGGACAGTGGGAAAGTTAGAAAAGCTGACAGGGCTCCTCCTGAGGCTCCAAAGCTGAAAGGCAGGTTGCTGTGTGCGTATGCATTTAGCATACTGTTAAAAGTCCTACTAGAAGTCGGCTTCATCGTAGGACTGTGGTTTCTTTATGATGGCTTCTTCATTTCAGCAAAGTTTGAGTGCACAAGGGTTCCTTGTCCTCACACAGTGGACTGCTTTGTCTCTCGTCCCACGGAGAAGACCATCTTTACCATCTACACTCAGGTGATCGCTGCCATATCCGTACTCCTCAACCTCGTCgagcttctccacctcctccagctCGCCATCTCTCATCGGCTGGAGAAACGCTACCTTGCCCAGCACCAAGACTACCTACCTCGGTCAGAGCAGGTACCAGCTCAACAGGACGCTCCAGAACTCCAACAGGATGCGCTACAGTCCTACAGAGCAGGGAGTCATGTCAACATCCCCATGCAGGGGGAGGCTGCGTACTATCCCAACCCCTGTGAGAGCCATGGCGATCTGGCGATAGAGGTGAACTGGGGACCTGGGGAGACTGGGAGCGACCTGCTTCCTAGTTATATGAACTGCATGGAGGCTATAAAGACAACACACTCCCCGAGAGTCCATTATAAGAAACACGCACACCACACTGGGAAAAACACTAAGGGTGCTTATAAAGGACACTCCAAGCAGAAACATTATGTATGA